The Stieleria maiorica genome includes the window TCTTCCCTTCGCTATTGTCCACCGTGTAAGTCCAGCGGACCGCAGCGTCGGTCACCGTGACGGTCAAGAACAACTGATGTGGAAAGGGGAACTGCGAATGTAACTCGGTGCCGTCGCGAAAATCGGCCACACACGTGACCGAGGCGCTGTCGGAATCGGATCCGGACCGCACGAATTTCCAAGTGTGTCGATTGACCAGACCGTGAATGAAGTTCGCGCCCGCGTTGGGTTGAAAGCGAACCGTTTTGCCGTCGAATTCGAACGCGGCGTTCTTGACGCGATTCGGCGTCGGATACAAAACGGGGTTTCCGAAGCCGACGCCGGGCAGCTTGTCCAGCGATTCGGGTTGCCGCAGGTATTCGACGTCGTCGACACGAATCGAATACGCGTTGGCGCCGGCAGCCGGAGCGAATTTGACGACGGTCGTTCCCTGCCGCAACGTGAACACCTGGGTTCCGGAGTCGTTGCCGATCGAGATTCCGCCTGCCAATGCGGAGGGTGCCATTGCCAAGAAGGTGAAACAACAAAGGAGTGATCGGATCATCGGGTTTATACTCAAACGGCGAGAAGGCTCATGCGTGGTCAACACCAACTCCTAGGGTAGCGGAACCCGTCGACAGCCTGTTGACCTGTCCTTAGTCGAGTCATCCAAGTCGGTGTTGCAAGATTGGATGGTGCATCGTTCTACCTTAATGCGTCGATTGCGCCCGATCCAGCGGGATGGTCGCGACGAGGACGTTGGCGCGATAGTTCTCGATCTGCAGCACCGGACGTCTGTGCTGGTCCCAGACATCGATGTTGAACGTCGCATATTTGTCGGTCGATTCGAGCGGCGTGATGCGGGCGGTGACCTGCTGGCCGACGACGGGGGGCGAGAACGTCCGCAATCGTCGAATCGAATGTGGCAAGGCGATCGACGTCCGGTCGATCGTCCATTCATGGACCCCCGCCGAAAACACGCAGGTGTCGATCAACACACAGGGCAGCAAGACCGAATCGCCGCTTTCGGCCGATAGAAACTCCGCCGGGTCGGCGATCCTGATTTTCGCCCACGATTCCTGCCGGGAATAGTAGAACTGTTCCAACTGGCGATAGATCGGGCCGTGATACACCGACAATTTGTGATCCAAGTAATGGACCGGGACATAGGGCACATCGGGAAATTCAACCGTGTCGATCGCAGCGCCATCGGGCTGGTCGGATCGGATGACACATTCGGCATGCACGCGGTCCTTGCGAAGCACTTGGCCTTTGCGGTTTTTGAAATCGCTGAGCATGGAACATCGGATCTGGTCGCCCGATCGCTCGGCGCGGACCCGAATCTCCTGCGGTTGATCGGTAAAGAAACGCATCGATTCGACAATGCGAAAGTTCTCGATCGTTGTCACCGCCAGCCCGTTGACTGCCAGCCCACCGGTCAGCAGGCTGGCCGTCTCGGCACAGGCTTCCGCGGCAGCGACGAAGGGCAAGATCGGTCGGCCGCGCAGCAGGTGCTGGGATAAGAAGTTGTCGTTGACCGGATCGACGTCGCGCGCGGTCGTGATGCCGTGGCCGTTTGCACCATCCAGGTCCTGGACGCGATCGATCATCGGATAGGGACTTAGGGAAGAGACGTAATGGTCGGTGTAGTAGCGTTTGTAGCGTTCCCAATCGGTGACCAAGACCTCGCCTTCGGGACAGCCGCGCTGCAGTTCGTCGATGAAGTGCGCGACGCCTTCATCGACGGGCATGTACTTGGCGTCGACGAGTGTCTTGGCGAGTCGCGACTCGGGGCGGACGGCCATCCCGACTTCGTCCCACGACGGCCAGTCAAAGGCAACCGCATGAACCTCGGGGCGAGTCTTGCGAAACCAACTGACGAGCTTGCACAGCAGTTCGTTGGCCAAGCAGTAATCGGTTTGGCCGACACCGCCGAAGCGCCCCGAGATGGATGCAAACGCGGCGAAGACCTTCAAGTCGTCTTGTCGGGTTAATTCCATCAGCGAGACGGCACCGTCGACTTTTGATGCGATCGTACGCTCGACCGACGCGAGTTTCTTCTTGGCGAAACTGCTCGCCTTTTCATAACCCGCACCGTGGATGATGCCGTCGATGCGGCCGTCGGTCTGTCGGATTCGGTCCAACAAGCGTGCCAGTGCCCGGTGGTCGCTGACGTCGCATGCGTGGTAGGTGACATCCAAACCCGATTTGGCAAAGGCACGCAGGTTTTCGTCGATTTCCAAGGCCTTTTCCACACGCGACCAGGCATCGATCGGGACCTCGCCCGCCTGGAGGGCTTTGCGAACGACTTCGGCACGGAGTTGCTTTCGCTGATCGGAACTCAAGTTTCGCCAACCGTCTTCGATTTCCGGCAGGGGACTCGATCCGATCAGGTGCAGTTTGACGCCGAATTGCTCGCCGATCGCTTTGGCAATTTTGGCGGTGACCCCGCGGGCGCCGCCGGTGATGATCCAAACCTCACCGAAGTCAGGGTTGACGCTGGGGAGCTGATCGGCCGGTTGATGGAGGGGCGCGACGACGTGACGTTTCCCGCCACGATAGGAGACTTCCGCTGTTCGTCCGGCCGACGATGCGGCTTCGTCGATCAATCGAGCCGCGATAAAATGCGGATCAGCATCCTGGTCAAAATCGACGACGCGGGCGCGGAACGATGTTTGTGCGGCGAACCCAAGTTCGATCAACAAACCCTTGACCAGTCCGGTCGCAAATCCACCCTCGGGGGAGATCAGGGAATCATCAAAGCCCAGCAACCCGCCCAGGCGGACGCCGCCGACGATTCTGCCTTCACCGACGAGCCCGTTTTCAGCGAGCAGCGTCATCCAGCGTTGGCAGAGTTGATACGGCACCAACAGGCCGCTCTGACGGCGTCGTTGCCAATCGTCCACCGAGGCGCCCAAGGCGGCGTCTTTGTCCCACGCGGTCAACAAGAAGACATTGGTCGGCACACCGGTTCGGCAAAAGTCGTCCAGAAAGGAAGTGGCGGCGTCGACATCGTCCAACCGCCGCAGATGAAGACAACGCACGCCAGCACGTTGCAGCGATTCGGCAAACGCGTCGGCGGCGGCGTTGTCGCCCAACAGCAAAACACCACCTTGCAGCGTCGCAGCGACGTCGGCTTGTGGTGCAGGCGGCGTTTGGATGCATCGCAGGACGAATCGGTCGCAGACCTTCCCGGCACCAACATTCGCCGCTCGCCCGCCGAACGCGTGCGAACGTTGTGAGAATTCTTGCCAGGTGATCACTCGGTCGCTTGCCCGCGCGGGGGCGTTCTCCGTTGCTCTCGTTGCGGTGACGCGAGGTCGGGTTTGCGGGGCCGGCTGGAACCCGATCAATGTCTCCAGGTCGAGTTCGAAAAACTGGTTCGCGTCCGCCGAGGGTTCATGATTGCCCGGCGTCGTCCAAGCCCGTCCCGATCGCACGTCAAAGAGAACGCTGACTTGGTTGTCGACACGGCGGATGGTGTTCATGGTCGCAAAACGGACTTCCCTGCCGCGGCCTTCGTCGTATTGATCCCTCATCCATCGTTGCAGCATTGCGGTTGACGGATCCTGGTCGTCTTTCAGCCGCCACAATGACTCAAGCCGTTGTTGGCGCAGGAGCGAGTGCCGCGGAGTTTTAGCGACCGCGGGCAGCAACTGGGCATGATTGCTGACCAGATGACGGTCATGAATCCGCTTGGATTGAAACGTTCCGCAATCGTATTCGACATAGGCCGGTTCGGTACCAATGGCGTCGGAGATGCAGATGCCCCAGCCGCCGGTGGTCCGTTCGCGGCGCAGCAGACTAACGGCGTCGTCGACCGACTTGCAGGATTCCAGGACGCGACGGATGACGATCGAGTGGAGTAGTCCGTCGGCCGTTTCGGCGCGGCGGGGACGGTCCAACAGCATCGAGCTGGTGACGACCACTCCGGCCGCGTTAACGCCATTGATCCCCAAAACATGACCGGCGGCGGAAAACAGCAAGTGCGGAAACCCAGCGGTCGGTCGCCGGATTTGAACGCAGCGTCGCATCGTGTCACGAAGAAACAATCCCAGCGGCATGTCTTCGTTGGCCGCGTGCAGCCACTGTGTCTCTGTCGGTCGGGCGGCGGGATGCGATGTGGATGATGGCCGGCCGGCGAGTACTTGCGTGCAACCGGCACCGATTTCTGGATAGGCGTACAGATTGTGTTCCAGCAACGCTTCGACGGGGACACCCGCCCCGTCGGCCATCCCACGCACTTCCTGCAACGCCGAGTCGTCGACCAGCGTGTCCAGCATCGATTTCGCCCGTGACAATTCGGGCAGGGTTCGACCGAACTTGCCGGCGGCGATTTCCTTGTAACGATCCAGCATCCGATGAATCGCTGATGTCATGGATTGACCGTGCGCGGCGCCCATCTGGCGGGGTGAACCTTCCAGGAAC containing:
- a CDS encoding aldose 1-epimerase, with the protein product MIRSLLCCFTFLAMAPSALAGGISIGNDSGTQVFTLRQGTTVVKFAPAAGANAYSIRVDDVEYLRQPESLDKLPGVGFGNPVLYPTPNRVKNAAFEFDGKTVRFQPNAGANFIHGLVNRHTWKFVRSGSDSDSASVTCVADFRDGTELHSQFPFPHQLFLTVTVTDAAVRWTYTVDNSEGKTAVPFGFALHPYFVYQGRRENTYLKIPATHWMESENQLPSGALVPKEALDYPLGEFMSLEGTSFDDVFWGLTPDQPTVIEYRDVNRRITIKASEAFTHLVVWTPDRPYFGIESQTCSTDAHNLHAAGKTAESHLQICQPGQSLSGWVEYRFGD